Genomic window (Streptomyces yatensis):
CGTCACCGCCAGGGGCAGGAGGGTGCCGGTCATGAGGCACCCGCCGGGGCCGGGCGGAGCGCGGGGGCGGTCAGTGCCGTACCGGGCAGGTCGGCGGCGGGGTCCAGGCCGAGCATCGTCAGCAGCGTCGGCGCGATGTCCAGCGGCCGGGCCGGGCCGCCGCGCCCGGCGGTGAACGCGGCGCCCGCCCCGGCCCAGTAGGAGTCGCGCCGGTGCCAGCCGCTCTGCAGCATCCGGTTGGTGCGGCCGGACCAGAACGGGTCGCCCAGCGGCAGATACCGCCAGTCGGCCGGGTCGAGGACGAGGTCGGGCGCGGCGTCGGCGGCCGGGCCGCCGTGCAGTTCCTCGCGCGGGATGGCGCGGGTGAGGAACCGGGTGCCGGTGGCCGGGTTGATGTGCTCCTCCAGGACGGCGGCGACATCGGCCAGCACCCGGGCGCGGTCCGCGGGGCGGACGGTGCCGTCCCGGTAGCGGCCCGCGAGGTTGAGGTTGACGCCCTGCGCGCCCTGCACCGCCTCGAACGCGGTCGTCCGCGACCAGTCGGGCGTGCCGTCCGGGCCGAGGGTGAGCAGCCCGGCCGCCGCCAGTACGTCGTTGACCGACCGGTAGGAGCGCAGGGGCCCGAACCCGATCTCGGAGAACGCCAGCAGGCTGGTGTGGTCGTCGAGCCGCTCCAGCAGCTGGCCGAGCACCCGGTCGGCCAGCCGGTAGGCGCGCAGCACCGCCTGGTCGGCCTCGGGGACCGGGCTGCCCGGCTCGGTCTCCTGCCAGTAGACGTGCGAGAGCCGGTCGATGGCGGTGAGGTTGAGGACGGTCAGGTCGGGGCGGTCACCGACCCGGCCGTCCAGCATCGCCAGGGCCGCGTCGGCGCGCTGCCGGTCGGCGTTCAGCACACCGGAGACGAACGGGTCCTTGGGGCCGCCGGTGAACCAGACGGTGACGTCGTGCACCGGCCGCACACCCTCGCGGGCCAGCAGCACCGGCAGATTCCGCGGATGGCAGGCCTGCACGGTGGCGCGCATCGGATAGCTGAGGCAGTACCCGTCGACCGGCTCCACCGGATGGGTGCCGAACAGGTTCACCAGCCCGACCCGGCGGCCCGTCAGCTCCGGCCGCCGCCACAGGAACGGGCGGCGGGCGGCGGAGCCGTCGAGCACGGCCGGCCGGTAGTCGGGGGCGTGCACGTCCCAGTAGGAGAAGCAGCCGTGCTCATCGGGCGCGAATCCGGTGAACGCGCTGAACAGCCCCGGTGCCTCGTAGGGGACGAAGTCCGACCGCAGCGGCCCGCTCGCGCCCAGTGCGCGCAGCCGGTGGAGATGCGGCAGCCGCTCCGGGCCCCACCGGTCGATCAGCTCCGGGCACGCCCCCTCGGTGATCAGGACGACGGCCCGTGCCCGGGCGCTCATCCGCGCCCCCCGTCCGGGCCGGCCAGCCGCAGCGCGGCGGCGGAGCCGCCCGGCGCGACGGTGGACACGATCGCGGCCGCGCCGGGCTCGACGGCGACCCGCGCGACCGCCGCGACGAGGGCCAGCAGCGGCCCGGCGGCCAGCGCGCCGCCGAGCGCCTCGGGCCGGAAGCCGGAGGCGAGCAGCTTGACCTCGCCGGTGTCGGACAGATTGCCCTTGCCCACGTGGTACGAGAGGTGCGGCCGGTCGGCGCCGTCCGCGCCGACCGCCGTCAGACAGCGGGTCAGCGCGGCCGCCGCCGCGTCGGTCCGGCCCGGTGCCTGGGGCTCCGACCAGCTCGCGCAGCCGGTGACGACCGCGCGCACCGGCGCGCCGCGCTCCCGCGCGCCGTCGGCGCGCTCCAGCACCACGCATGCCGCGCTGTCCGCCGGCTCCTCCACGGCCCGGCCCTGACGGTCCGCCAGCAGCCGGGCCGCGTCGCGGGTCGGGGCGTCGCCCGCGTCGCCACCGCCCGCGATCACGATGTCGCAGGCCCCGGCCGCCAGCAGCGCCCGGCCGACCTCCACCGCCTGCAGACCGGCCGCCGGTCCGCTGATCAGGGTGACCATCGGGCCGGTGACACCGGCGGCCCGGCACACCAGGGTCGCGGCGAGCTGCGGCCCGTGGTCCAGCGACATCGACGGGGTGATCCGCGTCGGATCGGCGGACAGGTGCGGGCACAGTGTCTCGGCCATCGCGCTCAAGCCCCCGACGGCCGTGCCCATGACCACCGCCACCCGGCGGCCGGCCAGCGGCCCGTCGGCGGGCAGGGGTACGGGCAGGCCGGCGTCGGCCATCGCCTGCGCCGCCGCGCCGAACCCGAGCTGTGCCGAGCGGCTGAGGTACTGGTAGCCCGCCGCCGCGTCGATGTGGTCCAGCACGGAGTAGGGCCGGGTCCGCTCGGGTGCGGCGTTGGGACCGTAGGCGGCCTCCAGGGCGTTAGGGCCGTCGCCGAGCCTGCTCACCGCGCCGGTCCCGGTCACCACCACGTCGGGGACGGGCTCGAAGTCGCCCCGCGCGGCGGGGACGGAGTCCCCCGGGCGGAACGCCAGGACGGCGTTGGTGCCGCCGCCGCCCAGCGAGTTGGACACCGCCGCGCGGATCCGCTGCGGGCGGCCGCGCAGCGGGACGTAGTCCAAGGTGAGCGCGGGGTCGATGCGGTCGAGCTTGGCCGTGGGGTGGACCCACTGCTCGGTGAGGCAGTACACGGTCGCGATCGCCTCGATGATCGGGGACGCGGCGGCCAGATGCCCCACGATCGACTTGGTGCTGCTGATCGCGACCTGGCCCGCCCGGTCGCCGAAGACCAGCTTCGCCGAGGCCGTCTCCAGCCGGTCGATCAACGGGGTCCCGGTGCCGTGCGCGTTGAAGTAGTCGATGTCCTCCGGCGAGAGCCCGGCGTCGGCCAGGGCCAGCCGGATCGCCTCGGCGTTGGACGCGCCGTCCTCCGGCGGGATGATCGCGTGCGGGTTGTCGTCGCAGGTGATGGCCCAGCCCGCGAGCCCGGCCAGCGGTGTGCCGCCGCGCGCGGCGACGTCGGCGGCGCGCTCCAGGATCAGCGCCCCGGCCCCGTCCCCGAGGACGCTGCCGTCCCGGTCGGCGTGGAAGGGGCGCAGGTCGTGCCCGACGAATCCGGCGCGCTCCGCCCCCCAGTAGGAGGTGGCCTTGAGATGGTCGGCGCCGACCACCACGGCCCGGTCCACGGTGCCCTGACGCAGCGCCAGCAGGGCCATCGCGGTCGCGGTGGTGCCGGACGCGCAGGCGTTCGTCACCGCGTACCGGGGCCCCTCGATGCCGAGCCGGTGGGCCAGCACATCGGCGAGCACCCCGATCGGGAACCGCACCATCGCCTCGGCCAGCTCGTCGTC
Coding sequences:
- a CDS encoding alkaline phosphatase family protein, encoding MSARARAVVLITEGACPELIDRWGPERLPHLHRLRALGASGPLRSDFVPYEAPGLFSAFTGFAPDEHGCFSYWDVHAPDYRPAVLDGSAARRPFLWRRPELTGRRVGLVNLFGTHPVEPVDGYCLSYPMRATVQACHPRNLPVLLAREGVRPVHDVTVWFTGGPKDPFVSGVLNADRQRADAALAMLDGRVGDRPDLTVLNLTAIDRLSHVYWQETEPGSPVPEADQAVLRAYRLADRVLGQLLERLDDHTSLLAFSEIGFGPLRSYRSVNDVLAAAGLLTLGPDGTPDWSRTTAFEAVQGAQGVNLNLAGRYRDGTVRPADRARVLADVAAVLEEHINPATGTRFLTRAIPREELHGGPAADAAPDLVLDPADWRYLPLGDPFWSGRTNRMLQSGWHRRDSYWAGAGAAFTAGRGGPARPLDIAPTLLTMLGLDPAADLPGTALTAPALRPAPAGAS
- a CDS encoding beta-ketoacyl-[acyl-carrier-protein] synthase family protein, with translation MSFPVVITGMGAVTVFGDGCTALFEALREGESGLHELRGIAVARGKNRSAQIEDPRRTGPWRLSDMAVDAAREALAQAGGPAPGVTGLYVGTTGGDNRALEDRWDDFLAARRALSAGADPQVDDELAEAMVRFPIGVLADVLAHRLGIEGPRYAVTNACASGTTATAMALLALRQGTVDRAVVVGADHLKATSYWGAERAGFVGHDLRPFHADRDGSVLGDGAGALILERAADVAARGGTPLAGLAGWAITCDDNPHAIIPPEDGASNAEAIRLALADAGLSPEDIDYFNAHGTGTPLIDRLETASAKLVFGDRAGQVAISSTKSIVGHLAAASPIIEAIATVYCLTEQWVHPTAKLDRIDPALTLDYVPLRGRPQRIRAAVSNSLGGGGTNAVLAFRPGDSVPAARGDFEPVPDVVVTGTGAVSRLGDGPNALEAAYGPNAAPERTRPYSVLDHIDAAAGYQYLSRSAQLGFGAAAQAMADAGLPVPLPADGPLAGRRVAVVMGTAVGGLSAMAETLCPHLSADPTRITPSMSLDHGPQLAATLVCRAAGVTGPMVTLISGPAAGLQAVEVGRALLAAGACDIVIAGGGDAGDAPTRDAARLLADRQGRAVEEPADSAACVVLERADGARERGAPVRAVVTGCASWSEPQAPGRTDAAAAALTRCLTAVGADGADRPHLSYHVGKGNLSDTGEVKLLASGFRPEALGGALAAGPLLALVAAVARVAVEPGAAAIVSTVAPGGSAAALRLAGPDGGRG